The following are from one region of the Saccharomyces kudriavzevii IFO 1802 strain IFO1802 genome assembly, chromosome: 12 genome:
- the MLO50 gene encoding Mlo50p (similar to Saccharomyces cerevisiae YLR049C; ancestral locus Anc_8.59): protein MHGYVPPSQRLFHTRHRITRDDLKEEPLNAGVTDWTTILDTTIDKDTNLISYAVPIINNFAIPRAHSQGQPATSTPNNKSTVYSSTSSSASSVFSDGLFTPNINRNSSGSSSLVITSQKNLSVDSLIQENKRKINNERESLSVIANNNNETLCTHTDPSIQNQIKSQTKRNILNLKFQNRKLFRRELKLEKFWDNLRSYHTSDDDGDLLLVIRKHNLYWFGIPNDFRLPIYWRCLYHYSELGETASSSLCTKSPLYMAIKNCCNNDEQEALSRTIFINLTKKVSWLNGRFIDNKKHGDCYTVTKGKFYQNFPNLYYHLKDKLKVDVITDFVKPVIRNFIVNSLNKHKLDGIGLELLDILIVTSYYGPDNINVFLMDAFILNLLKQCHYKFFVSNISELVMQVSKIDCDLVILLEDLRSQVDLD, encoded by the coding sequence ATGCACGGGTACGTACCTCCTAGTCAGCGGTTGTTTCATACCAGGCACAGAATAACAAGAGATGATTTAAAAGAAGAGCCCTTAAATGCAGGGGTCACGGATTGGACGACGATCCTGGACACCACGATAGATAAGGATACTAACCTGATCAGTTATGCAGTGCCCATAATAAATAACTTTGCCATTCCTCGAGCACATTCGCAGGGGCAACCTGCGACTTCCACACCAAATAACAAATCAACGGTGTATTCCTCTACGTCTTCCTCTGCGTCCTCGGTATTCTCCGATGGTTTGTTTACTCCGAACATCAATAGGAACTCTTCAGGATCATCTTCCTTAGTGATCACATCGCAAAAAAATCTCAGTGTAGACTCACTGATCcaggaaaataaaagaaaaatcaataatgaAAGGGAATCGCTATCAGTTATTGCgaacaataataacgaAACGCTGTGCACTCATACCGATCCGTCCATACAGAATCAGATTAAGTCACaaacaaagagaaatattttgaatttaaagtttcaaaatagAAAGTTATTTAGAAGAGAACtgaaattggaaaaattttgggatAATTTAAGAAGTTATCATACTTCTGACGATGACGGTGATCTGTTACTGGTCATAAGAAAGCACAACTTGTATTGGTTTGGAATACCGAATGATTTCCGCCTCCCAATATACTGGAGATGTCTATATCATTATAGCGAATTAGGCGAGACTGCTTCTTCAAGTCTGTGCACTAAAAGCCCGTTGTATATGGCTATAAAGAATTGCTGTAATAACGACGAGCAGGAAGCTTTATCCCGGactatcttcatcaatttgaCGAAAAAAGTTAGTTGGTTAAACGGTCGtttcattgataataaaaagCATGGGGATTGTTACACGGTTACCAAAGGTAAATTCTATCAGAACTTTCCAAACTTATATTACCATTTGAAGGACAAATTGAAAGTGGACGTCATAACGGATTTCGTCAAACCCGtgataagaaattttatAGTCAATTCGCTAAACAAGCACAAGCTGGATGGGATTGGTTTAGAACTATTGGATATTTTAATAGTGACGTCTTACTATGGACCGGATAATATCAATGTTTTCTTAATGGATGCGTTTATCTTGAACTTATTGAAACAATGTCATTACAAGTTCTTCGTTAGCAATATCTCTGAGCTGGTTATGCAGGTTTCAAAGATCGATTGCGACCTGGTCATTCTGTTGGAGGATTTAAGGTCGCAGGTTGACTTGGATTAA